Proteins encoded in a region of the Carassius auratus strain Wakin chromosome 21, ASM336829v1, whole genome shotgun sequence genome:
- the LOC113038284 gene encoding trimethyllysine dioxygenase, mitochondrial-like: MALIRLLTRMSEYVHLKQGLECLGASSQSKRLQQHTAAHSSSCNYQLLPDCLELSYGGLVMHFDYVWLRDHCRSASCYNAKTNQRNLDTASIDLNIRPSKSRADENSLFLTWPDGHITRYTLTWLAQNSYEGQKRSAVQPRILWSADIYSSAQVPSASWDKFMSCDEELKNFLNNFLLYGIAFVEGVPPTLEATEAVTQRVSLIRETMYGRMWNFTSDFSRGDTAYTKLALDRHTDTSYFQEPCGIQVFHCLRHEGTGGRTLLVDAFHAADAVLQRTPDNFELLSHVPIKHEYVENLSEHRNHMIGIGPVINVYPWNNEVYMIRYNNYDRSVINTVPHDVVRRWYTAHRQLTAELRRPDNELWVKLKPGKVLFIDNWRVLHGRESFTGLRQLCGCYLTRDDVLNTARSLGLQA; encoded by the exons ATGGCTTTGATAAGATTGTTGACCAGAATGAGTGAATATGTGCACTTGAAACAAGGTTTGGAGTGCCTGGGAGCCAGTTCTCAGAGCAAGAGATTACAACAGCACACTGCAGCCCATTCATCTTCATGCAACTATCAGCTGCTGCCTGACTGCCTGG AGCTCAGCTATGGAGGTCTCGTGATGCACTTTGACTACGTGTGGCTGAGAGATCACTGCCGCTCGGCTTCATGCTACAATGCAAAAACGAACCAGCGTAACCTGGACACTGCCAGCATTGATCTGAACATCAGGCCGTCGAAGAGCAGAGCGGATGAGAACAGCCTCTTCCTCACAT GGCCAGATGGACACATCACACGGTACACTCTCACATGGCTGGCCCAGAACAGCTACGAGGGCCAGAAGAGGAGCGCGGTGCAACCTCGTATCCTGTGGAGCGCTGATATCTACTCCAGCGCTCAGGTGCCTTCTGCAAGCTGGGACAAGTTCATGAGCTGCGACGAGGAGCTGAAGAACTTCCTCAACAACTTCCTGCTTTACGGCATTGCCTTCGTGGAAGGCGTCCCACCAACACTAGAAGCTACTGAAGCAGTGACCCAAAGAGTGAGCCTCATCAG GGAGACTATGTACGGGCGGATGTGGAACTTCACTTCAGATTTCTCTCGTGGAGATACAGCCTACACAAAGCTGGCACTGGACCGCCACACCGACACCTCATACTTCCAAGAACCCTGCGG CATCCAGGTGTTTCACTGTCTGAGACATGAAGGAACGGGAGGCCGAACTCTGCTGGTGGACGCTTTCCACGCCGCTGACGCGGTGCTCCAGCGAACGCCCGACAACTTTGAGCTGCTTTCACACGTGCCCATCAAACACGAGTACGTGGAGAACCTGAGTGAGCATCGCAACCACATGATCGGCATCGGCCCCGTGATCAACGTCTATCCGTGGAACAACGAGGTGTACATGATCCG GTATAATAACTATGACCGTTCTGTTATTAACACAGTCCCTCATGATGTGGTGCGGCGCTGGTACACGGCTCACAGACAGCTCACCGCTGAACTCCGGAGACCAGACAATGAGCTGTGGGTCAAACTCAAACCAGGGAAG GTCCTGTTCATCGATAACTGGCGTGTTCTTCACGGTAGAGAGTCGTTCACCGGTCTGCGGCAGCTGTGTGGATGTTATCTGACGCGGGACGATGTGCTGAACACCGCTCGCTCTCTGGGTCTCCAGGCCTGA